The DNA region AACTCTCATTGACATTATTTGACCAGATCATTTGCATTGCCTGATAACAACTCACTCTTTGGCAAACCACCCAATCAATTATTCAATATCTAATTATGCTCTCcaacaaatattttgtttacctTTAGTCTTGTATGCATTGATCAAAATAGTTGACCTGATTGTGAAAAATCATTACAGTTGCACCAAAGCCATTTCACATCACCATTTTCTGCATGCAGGTTGCATGCTACCATTTTTCCTCTATGGTCTACTGAACTCTTCCTCTCTGGCTGTTTCTTTATCTAGTGGAGCAGCTGCCCACAATTACAGAGCACTCACCTGCCTCTCTGATCGCCTTCCCTTTCGAAGAGAGCTTTCCTATGAAGTGTGAGGCCACAGGAAACCCTGGACCCGAGTAagtaatacacacaaacacacacacacacacacacacacacacacacaaatacgctaccattcaaaagtttagtgcATTTGAAAGTCAAacaaaaaaatgccaaaaataataatattgtgaaatattactgcaatttgttttctactttaatatattataaagaatattattatcagtgttgaaaacggttgtgctgcttaatattttgatggaaaacatgatttatttcaggattttttagggattctttgatgaatttgtatttcattttctttcaattttgaatttctttaacgGACAGTTCTGTTTTTCCAGCCTCAATCTTATTAtacaaatttgattaatttgttcCAAACTGATCAAATTGGGTCAGACTCAGTCATGAGATAAACATATGTTATCATCTGGTATGTAATCATAATAAATGCATCTTCAGCTTGAAGTCGTCTTATCATTTGTCTTCCTTTACTAACTACATGCTTGTGCCAGTTTTGCATCGAAAACTAGACCAGAGATGGAGGGAATGACCTTCAGGAATGACAGCAAGAGCATCATCATAGTGCTTCATGCTGGTTGATCAGCATCACCAGCTATTTTTGCTGGTGAACAGTGCAGCTGTGCTAGATCAGCACCAAACCAGGAGTGAAATTCATCAGGGTAGATAGATTATGGGTAAAACAGTTCACAATATATGGAAAGAAAAACCTTCAGAAACACCCCACTGGCATTTCAAAGCGCGTTTCAAAGCCTTGTCTGAGTATTTGATGTCGTTTTTAAATTTGAAATCCTGAATGTGTAAATCCCCTTTGCGTGCTTGTTCTGTTTTCATCATATTTCAGAGGACGCACGCTGAGTGGTATAATGTCATTTAATTACTGATCAtctctgttttattcttttttcagATTCAGGTGGACAAAGAATGATCAAAACTTTGATCCTTACCAGGACCCCAGATTGATAACATTAGATGACTCCGGAACATTCATCATCCCCAATAATGGGAATCTGACAGAATTCCAGGGCAATTATCGCTGCTTTGCAACCAACAAGTTAGGAACGGCCATGTCGGAAGAGATTGAATTCATTGTTCCGAGTAAGTAATGTATAACTTTGTGCTGTATGCTCCGTAACGACTCTTTCGGAATGATTTAGAGAGCAGTGTCCAATAAAACAACCGCTCTGGTCCTTAGTGGGATATCCATTTTACTAACCCGCTACAAACCCTCAAGCATTTCTTTCCCTTTCATCACAGTGTGTATGGACCGTGAGGAGAGAGCTGATGAAAAATGagttttctcctctctctccatcATTTTTCGACGACACATTTCTCATTGTGTTCTGAAATACAGCACATAAATTTCCCCAGATGTAACCAGAGCAAAGAGTCATCAGTTCCCAAACAAGACCAGTTTTCAATCACTCAGTTGACACGTACAGTTTCAGCAGCAGAGTGATGTGATATTGGCAGATTTTGGACTAAATTTGGGAAATTTGGAACAACTAATCTTTTCAGGCATGCCTTTAGAAGAGAAAGTACTGCCACCTAATGgtgatttaatttataaaaatggaaTATAATGGTATGTATCGATTCATTTTGCTTGTGGATTTCTGCAGATGTTCCAAAGTTCCCTAAAGAGATCATCGATCCGATTGAGGTTATAGAAGGTCAGTCAGTCATTCTGGAGTGCAACCCACCTAAAGGAATCCCCCCACTGCAAATCTACTGGATGACAATGAGTAAGTTCAAGTTAGGTTATCTGGGTTAAATTAGTCTAAGGCACACCCACAGTCCGCCCACAGTCTGACCACAGTGCTTTCAATGATCATCTAATCAGTATTTCACAATTAAAATGACAGACTGGCTTCTACATTACTTCTGGAGAGTAGGGTGGGTTTTTAATAACCCACCTGGAAACAATTGTTTAAGAATATTTCTGTTATTAATTGAATtgttcactaaaataaatattaaaattaatcattaaaataatatgtattaatttaattatataatatttaaattatgtattacCTTTGAACAGACAAATGTCTATAACAGTGGAAAACCTGCCACTAAAGATACTTTAAGACAAAAGCTTGCCCACGTGAAAGATGTTTCTAACATTGCTAATTTGACATATGAATGTTATTTGCAATGCAGAAAGACAGATTTGAATGTGTTAGGAGTTTTATACTTCTGAAGTTATGTTAGGGCTTCTAAGCACACGAAGCTAAGTTTAGTGCTTCTGTGAGCAGTAACACTATGTTAGTAAAACTAAGCAAATGAAAAGAATTCAAGCCCTCATTTGTTGAAAACCTGCTTTCTCTGTAAGAGAAAGTTGATTTATGCATTGTTAATAATGTTAGAAattatattacttatttaaaagaatagtttacccaaaactgtctgaaaatgtactcttcctaggccatccaagatgcgtgtgtttcttcatctgaacagatatagagaaattaagcattacatcacttgttcgcCGATGGaccctctgcattgaatgggtgccatcagaatgagagtccaaacagcagataaTAATCCACAAAAACCATTGTTTACAAGATATTAACTGGCGGACTGGAgtcatgtgcatgtgcatgtgcattattgtgatgtttctatcagttGATGAACTTTCagtctgatggcacccatttactgaagaggatccatttgtgaacaggagatgtaatgctaaatttcgctaaatctacatcttggatgatctAAGCGTgatcaaattttcttttttgggtgaactattccttaatattagtagagcattgtgttagcagcgcaaggttgtgggttcagttcccaggagcacatgtaatgtaaaatatgttagcctgaatgcactctaTGTTGCTTTggctaaaagcatctgctaaatgcataaatttaatttattttaatttaaattgtccAGATATATTAATGCTCATTAAAGTAATCATATTATTACTCTAATGTCATTGTTACTTAGTTAAAATtttatgagctttttttttttttttttttttttttttttgaacatcaCAGGTCTGCAGCACATCGAGCAGGATGAGAGAGTATCAGTGGGTCTGAATGGGAACCTGTACTTCTCAAACGCTATCAGGACGGACAGTCGCAGAGATTACTGCTGCTTTGCTGCCTTCCCCCGGATACGAACCATCGTCCAGAAAAATGCCATGTCTGTCGTGGTCAAAAGCAGTACGTTTAAATTCTAATCTTTAAGAGTTTGATTGCATAACATGATAATTTATGTACATGACCAGCATCAAACATGTCGGTCATGTGCATCTGATACATCCCGCCAGTTTCTCATGTAGTCAATCTCCAAGCACTTGCTGGGCTTCAGCAAACCAGCTTGGAAGATATTGATGCTTCCCGTACTTTCATAATGCTTCCTTTGAAGACTTGTTTGTGTATGCCATGTCCATATTATCTATTGTTTAAGCTCTTTTTGCATTTGCCACACATTTTATTTGTCTCCATTTCTTCATCCAAGACAAGTTAATGAAGGACTCAGACTCTGGTAGCGGCAGAGGTTACGGTGAGTGACATTCATTAGGGATGCTACATGGGCCTAGATCAgcttctttgtttttaattagttttgatTAATAGTCTCATTCCATGTCATATCATTCTTGCCTACTCTTCAGCCTAGATTTGAAAATCTCAAAGGTTTTCTGTAATCAATGAGAATAATTCATAGGTTCATCCATGACTCATTCTCTATACTTGTTTTTccaatgttaaaacatttttcatgactaattttttaatgcaaaactgTTTTTTCTACCCGTTTTTTATGGTGATGCTAGTGGCACAGTAATTAAAGCATATAAATCAATAGAACTGTGCAtgatactatattatattatattatattatattatattatattatattatattatattatattatactatattatattatattatattatattatattatattatattatattatattatattatattatattatattatattataattttcatgCATGATCTTTTTACTGTCATAAAGCAAATTCTCTCTTGGAGAGGAAGCCCAGTCTACTGACGCCCACAGGAAAGGAGTCACATAAATATTTGGTGAAAGGCAAAGATCTTCAGTTGGAGTGTATTGCAGAGGGCTTGTAAGTGTCAATGTCTAATTCATTGTATTAATTCAGTTAATTTGTTAATCTAATGAAGAGCTTGGCATGCATTTCAGTGATCCCACTTGAAATGCTTTTGAAATCTAGTAGGAAttattaaaatggttattttggaaaaataaaaggaaaaatatatacatataagagAATTTGGATGGATGCATCATAAAACTTATTATATTAATGACTGAATACTTCATGTCCATTTGAACACAAAATGCTAttattagacttaaaaaaaaaaaattctgtctttCAGCCCCACACCAGAGGTGGAATGGGTTAAAATTGGCTCCCACAAGCTTCCAGAAAGAGCCGTGGTGGAGAGTCACGGGAAGTTGCTTACTGTAGAGATGGTGAATGAAGAGGATGAAGGGAAATATATGTGCAGAGCCAAAAATCTCTATGGAGATGTTATGCATTATTTTCATGTTACGGTAGAAGGTGAGTCATATTATTGATCACATTAATCTCATAATATAACCACGGTAATTCTGCAAGTGTTGCTTTAAAAATGGTTTCAATATCAGGGCTGTATTAAAGACAGTCTTTGTGGTAAAAGAGCGCCATCTTCTGTCCAAATGCAATGTATTTATGAGAAGGACAACTAGAAGTATTTATAACATAATACAAGGACACAGTGATCATTTCGGGTATGACAAATGATCATTTTCAGGTTATAAGAGAACGATTATGCATGCATATATCAGATTACTGTCCACAGCTGATAACCTTATATTTAGTGTTTCTGTATTTTCATCACATATAGTGTCTGTATTTTTCCAGTGCAGATCTTAGTTAGAGTAAATGCCAAATTATATttaacacagaaaataaaaatgagtcTGTGAGGGATAGATGTATCTAAATAGACAGATGTATCTAAAAAAGAAAGGTCAGGCCACATAACTTCCACACACATCTCAACCTTTAACAACTCTTTGTGTTCAAACATCAGAAACTATTAGGAAATATCCAACCACTGAATGCCACAACTGACTAATCAGAATTATGTCATGTGATTCTTTTGCATGAACAGAGCCTCCTGAGTTTGAGATTGAACCTCAAAGTCAGTTGGTGACGATTGGAGCTGATGTGGTGATCAAGTGTGTTGTGAACGGAAATCCTCAACCTAGTGTTGAATGGAGGGTCAATGGCCAACTTCTGAACGGTAAACATTCCTAATTCCTGTTTCAAATTACTGAACATtccatgaacaaaacaaaattcagATTATATTGATTTCAAATGATTGTGCCAACTAACCTAAAACATCCCTTACATGGGTGTAGTTGCATGGAAATAATCAAGTtaaaaaaatttacagtaatagtttttataaagaTATCCTTGCCATACTGTACTTTAACTAATCATTTAACCCACATTTATAGATGTcccaacatccaataggaaagtCTTAAAAGATGACACCATTTCCATCCACAATGCAAAGCCTGAAAACAGCGCTGTTTACCAGTGTGAGGCCAAAAACAGACACGGCACCATCCTAGCCAATGCCAACATCATGATTATGAGTAAGTAAACGCTACACGATTTGCATTCAAATGAAATATTGTGTCTTGCTTGTTAGAGATGAGCTATAATCTAATACTGTGATTGCATTATTAATACACAGATCTATATGCTGAAActtaatttatgttaatatatattaaaaaaacacttgatattattaattattaatattaatataatgatcAATAAAGCATTTCCACTGCgctcctttttaaaaaaaaatcatgtctgGTGATTAAAGGTTAAGATAAGATTTCATCTTACTAATGGCTGCCAAGAgccaaaaatgaaataattgaataaataaataaatagaattcaGTAATGAGAATGTGTAACATGCTAgaacaaaatgtgatttttggGATCAGCATCCCAAAAATTGTAAGAGACAAGTATTGCATTTTATACAGGAAATTTGCTTAAGGTGGTAATATGATTATAGAGATGTCTAGTAGTTATATGGTTAAATGCATTTCATAGTAcagcaaataaacaataaaaataattacaaaaaaagtaaaaacttatTCTCAGCCTCCATAAATTTAAGAAAGGTTCCTTGCAGTATTCCACAGTGTTGCTTGGTTGTGAACaagcatctgtttttttttttcttttttttgttgtttttttttttgtttgtgagtGTGGACAGAGCCATAAGCTGAGGTGTGATATGGACAGTGGATGGCCCTTGGGTTTGTTCAGAGAGCGTAAGGTCCTCATGATAGCAGACAGGCTTTGGGGTGGAGCTCTATGTCAGTTCTGATCTCCAGACACACTCTCCCTCAGGCAGCCAGACGCTTTTATGTGCAAACAGTTTCGCCTTCCTCCATTCATATTCAGTTGCTAGAACCAAAGCATGTGCTGCTTTCATCTGGGAGATAAAATAAGCTGCTAAGGATcctcacttaaaaaaataaaaaataaaaaatatgaaaaggaaaaatgaaattaaataaagagGAAGCAGAAAAACAAATCTCAACTCTCTCTCCGTAACCCTGAAAACCCGCTTAACTCCCCTGATAGAGCAGGAAGCTGCTTTTCCAAGGACGAGGACTTTTTTCCCCCCTAAACTGATAACAACATGCATCACAAGAAAAGAGATAAAGAGGCTAATCCAATCTTGTTTTGTCGTGTTTAATGGTGCAATGCTGATAACTCTCTCCTCAGACATCCAGCCCCTGATCTTAACAGAAAACAATCTGCAATATATGGCAGTGGAGGGGAAAGGTGTGGTCATGCACTGTAAGGTCTTCAGCTCACCAGCATCCAGTATCACATGGTGAGTAGAGTATTTACacaggccagcagagggcagcacagCTCTAGAGGCGATGCTGCAGTGATTGAGTGCCTTGCATGTGGTTTTGCGCTAGTGAAGCAGTTTACTCAAGGGTGGGCCCTCAGGCTGTGTTCAGCACTGTGATAATGAGGTAAACTACTCATGTGGATCTGTAAGTATGCTACTGTTAAGTTAAAGCAGTAACAACAGAAGTGTTGACTGTGGTGGCACGTTAGAGAAAGCAAACAGAGCATTTTATTGAATTCATAAAAAGGAACACTATGGttttaaagtttggggttggtaatattttttaatgtttgtaaaagAGCTCTTATGCTCATTtaaggcatttatttatttacaccatttatttgaaataggaatattttgcagtattataCATATCTTAGACATGGTAACACTATTATGCACACAGTTGGAGCTGTTTTCTGAAAATGATTGAGTTGTTTTATGGTTGCACAGGAGTAAAGCTGATAGTGCCGATGCGGTGGAAGGAGAAAGGTTTTCCGTTCATAAGAATGGTTCGCTGGAGATCCAAAACATAATGAAAGAGGACACGGGGGAGTATTCTTGTTTTGCTCAAAACACTGAGGGCAAAGTTGCCATTGCCGCAACACTTGAAGTCAAAGGTAAGAGAAACAGATACCCTCGTAAATCAATCAAGTTGAAGGGGTTCACTAGATTCCAAAAgcaatcaaataaagttaatccATATAATCCAAAATGAGTTTTGTTTTCCTTGTCAGATCCCACCAGAATAGTCGATCCTCCACGCGATTTGCGGGTTTTGGCCGGAACCACTATCCAGTTTTCATGCCAGGCAGAGTTCGATCCCTCCATTGGAGACGACTTTGAGATTCTCTGGGAAAAAGATGGCATGGCCCTCAATGGCAGTGAGAACGCACGGTAAAATACGAGAAGATGTCATTCTTTTACAGTAGCGGATATCAGAGCTATCTAATCAGTGTCTTTGCTGGTGTCTGTAGATATATCCTGGACGATGGAGTGCTTGAAATCATTAATGTGAACTTTGGAGACCAGGGCTTTTATGTCTGTGTGGCCAGAACACCGTTTGATCAGGACATGGCGCTTGCACAGCTTTCAGTCGTGGGTGAGTTATGTGCATTTTAGGAAAGTAAAGATGGACGCAAGTTTTGAGGGCTGAACTGGGTTCAGCAGAAGACACAGGATTCTGCTACCTGCTGCAGCACGGCTGGAATTATTCCCTTAATAAGACAGCACCATGTAGTATTTGTACAAATGAACTAGCTGGAGACATGACCTGGCAGGTAGTGCATGAGCTCTGACATGTTTGAAACAAGCTGGAGTCATCTCCCAGACCCAAGCTCACCTCTTCTCCCTATCATTTTCTGCTTTTCTCCCCCTGTCTCCAAAACATctataaaatggcaaaaaaaaaaaaaaaattaataatgtaatgaATCTGACTGAACTCGAGATGCTTGATCGATTGACAGccctaaataaaattaattgttttcttAGATGTTCCTGATCCGCCAGAGGATGTGATCCTTTCTGAACATAATGGCAGAAGTGTGAAACTGCAGTGGATTCCAGGAGACGACCATAACAGCTCCATTACTGGTAACACAGTCATAATACTCATATTGTCCATATACTGTATCTATACATTTGGATACACTATGTACGGATTATAGACAAGGACTTGAACAACCtcttatataaatatagaaatgaaataaactgtatattataGAAAAGACTCAACAGAAATGTTTATGGTTAgtaatattttttcaggtttatgaagtcaccaaggatgcatttttatcacagtaaaaaaacaattaaaatgttaaataactctgttttatttttaatatatttaaaaatttgtatttattcctgtaatagcAAAGCTAAGTTTTcattagccattactccagtcttcagtgtcacatcatttattagaaataaatcatttattagtGGTGCTTTCTTTCATTTAATTGTCCCCAGTATTCTCTGATGAAcagaatgtttaaaagaaaatattttatttaaaattgaaatattttatgatattattaatatatattacctttttttacatgaacatatttttgctgaataaaagttttaattacttttttaaaaagtcttaactGACCCCCATATTTTTAAATCGtagtgtaaaatgtaattaaaattatatttaaatttgggCCATTGAAAAGTATCACACAAAATGAATATCACACATCTACACTGGGATGCAGTCTATGGACAGATCAATTTTGCTCACGCTCTATAAAAGATTGAAAAATGCACAGTTGTTACTGTTTTGTTACTGTTACTGGTCTGTTTTCTATCTGATTTACCCTTCAACAAAAATGTTCATTGGTGTAACGTCATGTGGTCAGTTTGAATCAGTCTATATAAGGAATATTTCCTGACAAAATccagttaattaaaatgttgtccAAGTATTGACTCCAGTTTAAACTTTCAACTTTGTGCAGAGTTTGTTATAGAGTTTGAGGAAAACCAACATCAGCCAGGCAGCTGGAGAGAGATGATGAGAGTACCGGGGAACCATCACTCCGCTCTGCTGAAGCTTCACGGTCATGTGGACTACCGATTTAGAGTCTATGCCATCAATGAAGTGGGAAGTGGTCGGCCAAGCCAGGCCACTGAAAGATACAAAACTCCAGCATCAGGTACAGTATCTATGAGCTCTCCTACTGTTTCTCTTAACCATATCACCTTTACAGATGGCAGTTAGGCCAACTTCATCACCTACTGAACTTTAAAATATTCAAACTTGTGAGATAATTGATTTTCCATGTCGTTTAAGCTCCAGTCTAAAGTGCATATTTCACAGGCCCTTTTTCTGTCTTCCACTAACAATTCCACCTCCAACAAAATCCATATTTCTGCTCTTTCCAAAGCACCCGACAAGAACCCAGAAAATATCAAGATCGAAGGTCATTTGCCACATGAAATGGATATCAACTGGGAGGTACGATGCTAAACGTTCAATTCCAGTAGTCCTCCAGAATATCTAACGTTCAAAGCACTGGAAGGGATGCACAGATAAAGAAATGCTCTCAAATACTGAATTTCATTTAGTTTCTCAGAGGGGGAGAGAAAACTAACAGTGTCAGTTGTTAGGTTCCAATTATCGATAAGCGTATTCCCCGAGATAGGAGTTTTTGCATAGCAAAACACCGCTATCTCTATCGGCGTGCTGTTGGGAGAGTTACAAAGCCCTGCTGAAATGGATCTGTCTGGATACAGGTTCCCATCAAAAGGAGCCCAGAGTGAgtctttgattaaaaagtaaaagaaaCGGGATACATACATTTAGATTTTCACTTAAAGGTGAGCTATGACTTGGCCCTGCTAATACAACTAGTTTCTAGAATTATGAGGAATCTCATTGTTAATGGTGGATATTAGTGAATAATTGCATTTATTGTTTCTGTCTTTTGCTGCAAGAGGATTGTAAAAGCGTAGTTAGCTGTTAGAGCGTTGCTAATAAAAGTCAGTTGTTATAATGTGTGACATCATGAAAAATCACAGTTAACCAGGTATATCAGGAGTGGACATTCTGCAGAAGAATTCACAATAACAGACctacatagaaaacaattatcattataaaaatctattaattatataattaatttttttaataaaaaatatacagaaaatagTGAAAAATCTAACTTTTGGGAAACATTAAGCAAATATTAGTGTAgaaaatgcttcttgagcaaaATCTGCATATTTAATATGATCAAAGTTTATCTAATGCTAAAGACtgtagtaatagctgctgaaaattcaactttgaatttaaatttaaatttaattttaaaatgcatttaaaatagaagagttattttacattgtaataatatttcattgcaGTTTCTACtctattttgatcaaacaaagacttatgagatgaaaaaaaatcttactaacctcaGACTGTAGAAGGGTCATttattatttctcataattgcttCAGACACATCTAAGAAAACAAAGCATGAATACACAGTTCCATTTGCTGGTATCTACAGTACTGTAGCTAATTTGCTACTGATTATCTTGAACAAAACTCTCTAATCTTGCTCAGAAGTGCTTATTACATAAACTTAATTTGTTAAACTGTGTAAAGCCAGATAGACTAAATGTAagttttgatttctgccattgtTTGTGTGCAATATTCATCATACAGTCAGCAACTAATATTCTGTGAGCATCCCCTCTGAGGCTgagacagtaaaaacaacaaGTGTTTAAGAACTAAATGCTATTTCCTTTGATTTCCTGTTTCCTGTGAATTCACTGAGCTCTTTCGCTCTCCTGTCACAGCCACTGTCACCTATTGAACACAACGGCCCTGGTCTGCAGTACAAAGTAAGCTACAGAAGACAAGGCCACGGAGAGGACTGGACGGAGCACATGGTGAAGAGGCACTCATTTCTGGTTACAAACACCCCAACGTTCGTCCTTTACGAGATCAAAATTCAGGCCAGAAACCACGTGGGCTGGGGTCCGGAACCCAAAATAATAACGGCGTACTCAGGAGAGGATTGTAAGTAGGAAGAACCTCTATTGTGTCTGAGCTGTGGAGATGAGCATGCATTCAAATAAGCCAATACCACTGACATTTCACTCACTGTCAACGCACTGTGCATGTTTGCCTTTGAGGGCATACAAAGCAGGTGGAGATTTTGAAAGATgcatcttactttttttttttctaaccttttCTTTGTCTGTAAGGGTCTTGTTACATTGCAAACAAGCATTGCCTGTAAACGGAAACACCCACAACCCTTCTAGTGCAGTACATGTGTGACGAGAATATCAACAAACCTAGAGGGCAGAGAACACTGATGAAATGCCATCTTGCCTTTACACAATATCCAAACAGTTGCGCTGATATGCCGATTTGTTTTGCCTTATTGAGGATATTAAATTGCACAAGGGGGAACGATTTCTTCACTCAGAGCCTTTGTAGACTAACAAATGAAATGTTATCATGGCTATGAGCTATTTACATTTGTGGCTATAATTATTCTCTGCCTTCAGTTTTCTTTTGGAGTTGCCCTCCTGATGTTATCTCAGGTCACTACGTTTCTGTGCAGTACGATTAGTTTAGTCCCCCTTTCTCTCCCTTTTTTTGTTCCTTTCTTATCTTAGCACATGTTTGCCAGTGTTGGGGAGTAGCTAGCTAAAACTAGCAAAATAATGATAAATTGCTGTTTTGCGCGTGCAGCTTTAAATCTGAGCATGATGAGAATGATTCATTCTAGCGAATCAGTTCATTTGGGcagttaatgtacagtacatgacCACATTCAAAAAAATGAATCACCTGTCTCAATCCCTGTATGGCAGAGTTTGATATTTTCGGATTCCTTAATTGTTCTGTTAACAATTCTGGTTGCACTTTAGGGAATAGGGAACACACATTCActattaattaagagttttaagggatctaaaatatggtcatgcagaataagtcaTAAGTAcagtatgtgctttataagtactaataagaGTCAGTATGctggtaatatgcatgctaataagcaactagtttataatgagaattggtccttaaaataaagtttcaccacaaatattttaatacCTTTAAaggtataaaaaatgtaattaaactaataataatattctgtatACAGAAATTCAGACTATTGATTAGATATAAAAAGGCAAAATTTCTGAATCATAAAATGCACATTTGCACAACTTATATATTGCTCTAGagttatttatggaaaatatatatatatatataaactttttcaaaagaaaag from Carassius auratus strain Wakin chromosome 6, ASM336829v1, whole genome shotgun sequence includes:
- the chl1b gene encoding neural cell adhesion molecule L1-like protein isoform X8, with amino-acid sequence MRLLQKILLLLVACLHMSCKYQSDALDIPLEVLAHMNMEQLPTITEHSPASLIAFPFEESFPMKCEATGNPGPEFRWTKNDQNFDPYQDPRLITLDDSGTFIIPNNGNLTEFQGNYRCFATNKLGTAMSEEIEFIVPNVPKFPKEIIDPIEVIEGQSVILECNPPKGIPPLQIYWMTMSLQHIEQDERVSVGLNGNLYFSNAIRTDSRRDYCCFAAFPRIRTIVQKNAMSVVVKSNKLMKDSDSGSGRGYANSLLERKPSLLTPTGKESHKYLVKGKDLQLECIAEGFPTPEVEWVKIGSHKLPERAVVESHGKLLTVEMVNEEDEGKYMCRAKNLYGDVMHYFHVTVEEPPEFEIEPQSQLVTIGADVVIKCVVNGNPQPSVEWRVNGQLLNDVPTSNRKVLKDDTISIHNAKPENSAVYQCEAKNRHGTILANANIMIMNIQPLILTENNLQYMAVEGKGVVMHCKVFSSPASSITWSKADSADAVEGERFSVHKNGSLEIQNIMKEDTGEYSCFAQNTEGKVAIAATLEVKDPTRIVDPPRDLRVLAGTTIQFSCQAEFDPSIGDDFEILWEKDGMALNGSENARYILDDGVLEIINVNFGDQGFYVCVARTPFDQDMALAQLSVVDVPDPPEDVILSEHNGRSVKLQWIPGDDHNSSITEFVIEFEENQHQPGSWREMMRVPGNHHSALLKLHGHVDYRFRVYAINEVGSGRPSQATERYKTPASAPDKNPENIKIEGHLPHEMDINWEPLSPIEHNGPGLQYKVSYRRQGHGEDWTEHMVKRHSFLVTNTPTFVLYEIKIQARNHVGWGPEPKIITAYSGEDFPSAAPEDVYVDVMNSTMMKVKWKHVQKEKLNGHLGGYRISYWRLRSLLDSKKTHGDKHTLTFSGERDHAVVTGLRLFSEYSLIVMAFNSRGNGPGSHPVSFKTPEGVPGQAAAFSVTNIQKHKVTLTWSPPVDANGVITGYILQYQLINDTEELGSLMTLNVSADSNKLHLQDLEALSKYKFYLRSCTRVGCGPAVSEERTTVPEANLAGIRGGISNQGWFIGLMCAIALLTLIVLIACFVNRNKGGKYSVKEKEDLHPDLESQGINDDTFCEYSDNDEKPLKSSQHSLNGDLKGGDSGDSMVDYGDEDAHFHEDGSFIGEYSGRKERVSMEIKGNNQSIA
- the chl1b gene encoding neural cell adhesion molecule L1-like protein isoform X2, with the protein product MRLLQKILLLLVACLHMSCKYQSDALDIPLEVEQLPTITEHSPASLIAFPFEESFPMKCEATGNPGPEFRWTKNDQNFDPYQDPRLITLDDSGTFIIPNNGNLTEFQGNYRCFATNKLGTAMSEEIEFIVPNVPKFPKEIIDPIEVIEGQSVILECNPPKGIPPLQIYWMTMSLQHIEQDERVSVGLNGNLYFSNAIRTDSRRDYCCFAAFPRIRTIVQKNAMSVVVKSNKLMKDSDSGSGRGYANSLLERKPSLLTPTGKESHKYLVKGKDLQLECIAEGFPTPEVEWVKIGSHKLPERAVVESHGKLLTVEMVNEEDEGKYMCRAKNLYGDVMHYFHVTVEEPPEFEIEPQSQLVTIGADVVIKCVVNGNPQPSVEWRVNGQLLNDVPTSNRKVLKDDTISIHNAKPENSAVYQCEAKNRHGTILANANIMIMNIQPLILTENNLQYMAVEGKGVVMHCKVFSSPASSITWSKADSADAVEGERFSVHKNGSLEIQNIMKEDTGEYSCFAQNTEGKVAIAATLEVKDPTRIVDPPRDLRVLAGTTIQFSCQAEFDPSIGDDFEILWEKDGMALNGSENARYILDDGVLEIINVNFGDQGFYVCVARTPFDQDMALAQLSVVDVPDPPEDVILSEHNGRSVKLQWIPGDDHNSSITEFVIEFEENQHQPGSWREMMRVPGNHHSALLKLHGHVDYRFRVYAINEVGSGRPSQATERYKTPASAPDKNPENIKIEGHLPHEMDINWEPLSPIEHNGPGLQYKVSYRRQGHGEDWTEHMVKRHSFLVTNTPTFVLYEIKIQARNHVGWGPEPKIITAYSGEDFPSAAPEDVYVDVMNSTMMKVKWKHVQKEKLNGHLGGYRISYWRLRSLLDSKKTHGDKHTLTFSGERDHAVVTGLRLFSEYSLIVMAFNSRGNGPGSHPVSFKTPEGVPGQAAAFSVTNIQKHKVTLTWSPPVDANGVITGYILQYQLINDTEELGSLMTLNVSADSNKLHLQDLEALSKYKFYLRSCTRVGCGPAVSEERTTVPEATSTDVASFNIRKSGSRFPPRKNTVSPVANATLSSIAVLNISTSVSHDFANISWIPGTEQTESELYIAFMNNREGNWKISDVLNSSKTFHVIEGLEPGTEYTVRLMTKSRVDNSSIFEDVIRTSAKDLAGIRGGISNQGWFIGLMCAIALLTLIVLIACFVNRNKGGKYSVKEKEDLHPDLESQGINDDTFCEYSDNDEKPLKSSQHSLNGDLKGGDSGDSMVDYGDEDAHFHEDGSFIGEYSGRKERVSMEIKGNNQSIA